Proteins encoded within one genomic window of Eurosta solidaginis isolate ZX-2024a chromosome 1, ASM4086904v1, whole genome shotgun sequence:
- the LOC137244391 gene encoding uncharacterized protein, giving the protein MCSLGAKVKEKKNKGKGLPKLKTILANPKRERCPALDEKDLQTLKTLLNNAINNSGLKPLSFATASHVHLGLESSLRAINNSKCSCVLISHSIKPMFLIRLIARNAEAKNERVPVYVQTQLEDFAKEIFGIRALAIVLPTMDEMGVDNMLGNELIKWVMARTKQTKPKPKRKIPKVVKKEKRAEKLKAEIVASVPQKLSTPVSENTPKQLEGDFIALSDAMVVDKADSEEDAQGLTAILRILENNVALDEMKPDDIQINKPNNRDARIEQRTETKQNINILAYSNSSDSDEFLPEIYQPLTVHKIQPNPNKKPKKKRPKKSKQNKK; this is encoded by the exons ATGTGCTCATTAGGCGCTAAAGTTAAAGAGAAGAAGAACAAAGGAAAAGGACTACCGAAATTGAAAACGATTCTGGCTAATCCCAAAAGAGAGCGTTG TCCCGCACTAGACGAGAAGGACCTACAGACTCTCAAAACGTTACTCAACAATGCCATTAACAACAGTGGTCTGAAACCTCTGTCATTTGCTACCGCATCACATGTTCACCTAGGTCTGGAAAGCAGTTTGCGCGCTATCAACAATTCCAAATGTTCATGCGTTTTAATCTCACATAGCATCAAGCCTATGTTTTTGATACGCTTAATAGCGCGGAATGCAGAAGCGAAGAACGAAAGAGTGCCTGTTTATGTACAAACCCAATTGGAAGATTTTGCAAAAGAAATATTTGGTATTCGTGCTCTTGCTATTGTACTCCCAACAATGGATGAAATGGGGGTAGATAACATGCTGGGCAATGAACTTATAAAATGGGTTATGGCGCGAACAAAACAAACTAAACCAAAGCCGAAAAGGAAAATTCCAAAAGTAGTGAAAAAAGAAAAGAgagcagaaaaattaaaagccgaaATAGTTGCAAGTGTGCCGCAGAAACTCTCCACACCAGTATCCGAAAATACGCCTAAGCAATTGGAAGGTGATTTTATAGCTCTCTCGGATGCAATGGTCGTTGATAAGGCGGACTCCGAAGAGGATGCTCAAGGTTTAACTGCTATTTTAAGAATACTTGAAAATAATGTTGCTTTAGACGAGATGAAACCTGATGACATCCAAATCAATAAACCGAACAATAGAGACGCAAGAATAGAGCAAAGAACCGAAACAAAGCAAAATATTAATATATTGGCTTATAGTAACTCTAGCGATTCTGATGAGTTTTTACCAGAAATATATCAGCCGCTTACAGTTCATAAAATACAACCTAATCCTAATAAGAAGCCGAAGAAGAAACGCCCAAAAAAGAGTAAACAGAATAAAAAATAA
- the LOC137244386 gene encoding mitochondrial transcription rescue factor 1 isoform X2, which yields MLKFWNNARLNRLLSIAQAKVAKQSLSGYCKKYDFVPETNHLSQATRLLHTGRVLAKYNKQSNQDDEDETDDVGNVKEFADERDSKVVKANVHSLRADLLIKAGLGMARNKVETIFYESKLNVGDEIDVIRGFSHSNPSHLVVSRVIVLDFSNREEGYSVQLRRYKSLLIENYSGTNAYKSSDTVQH from the exons atgttaaaattttggaataacgcAAGATTAAACAGATTATTAAGTATCGCACAAGCTAAAGTGGCGAAGCAAAGTTTAAGTGGCTACTGCAAGAAGTATGATTTTGTTCCAGAAACTAATCATTTATCACAGGCAACTCGTCTACTGCACACAGGAAGAGTTTTGGCGAAGTATAATAAACAATCCAACCAAGATGACGAAGACGAAACTGATGATGTTGGAAATGTTAAAGAATTCGCAGATGAACGAGATTCTAAAGTAGTAAAAGCCAATGTTCATTCCCTGCGAGCCGATTTATTAATAAAAGCTGGATTGGGAATGGCTAGGAA CAAAGTGGAAACCATATTTTATGAAAGCAAA CTCAATGTGGGTGATGAAATTGACGTTATACGCGGATTTAGTCACTCTAATCCTAGTCATTTGGTAGTTTCCCGTGTTATTGTTCTTGACTTCAGTAATCGGGAGGAAGGCTATAGCGTACAATTACGGCGGTACAAATCATTACTTATTGAAAACTACTCTGGAACCAATGCTTATAAGTCCTCTGATACAGTGCAACATTGA
- the LOC137244386 gene encoding mitochondrial transcription rescue factor 1 isoform X1, with protein MLKFWNNARLNRLLSIAQAKVAKQSLSGYCKKYDFVPETNHLSQATRLLHTGRVLAKYNKQSNQDDEDETDDVGNVKEFADERDSKVVKANVHSLRADLLIKAGLGMARNKVETIFYESKVRVNGKKLNKKSVQLNVGDEIDVIRGFSHSNPSHLVVSRVIVLDFSNREEGYSVQLRRYKSLLIENYSGTNAYKSSDTVQH; from the exons atgttaaaattttggaataacgcAAGATTAAACAGATTATTAAGTATCGCACAAGCTAAAGTGGCGAAGCAAAGTTTAAGTGGCTACTGCAAGAAGTATGATTTTGTTCCAGAAACTAATCATTTATCACAGGCAACTCGTCTACTGCACACAGGAAGAGTTTTGGCGAAGTATAATAAACAATCCAACCAAGATGACGAAGACGAAACTGATGATGTTGGAAATGTTAAAGAATTCGCAGATGAACGAGATTCTAAAGTAGTAAAAGCCAATGTTCATTCCCTGCGAGCCGATTTATTAATAAAAGCTGGATTGGGAATGGCTAGGAA CAAAGTGGAAACCATATTTTATGAAAGCAAAGTACGTGTGAATGGCAAAAAGCTCAACAAAAAAAGTGTGCAA CTCAATGTGGGTGATGAAATTGACGTTATACGCGGATTTAGTCACTCTAATCCTAGTCATTTGGTAGTTTCCCGTGTTATTGTTCTTGACTTCAGTAATCGGGAGGAAGGCTATAGCGTACAATTACGGCGGTACAAATCATTACTTATTGAAAACTACTCTGGAACCAATGCTTATAAGTCCTCTGATACAGTGCAACATTGA